One genomic segment of Oreochromis aureus strain Israel breed Guangdong linkage group 9, ZZ_aureus, whole genome shotgun sequence includes these proteins:
- the LOC116324986 gene encoding patched domain-containing protein 3, with protein sequence MDSRRTDCLTKPLSRLFENLGSKVGSYPLYFFIVPVLLSAALSGGFIFLQERQDNGLERQFTPSKGSSKATRAFVKENFPYNYSMFSEDRQYDKGSFASLIAVARNSRNLLDTLVLEDIISLNNKILDITVDNGRLGFNELCARANGECVSNIILEILSCSLTNQTSITYPVHIHKATPLFLGAVLGGVITDDSGSVRNTEAVKLFYYLDDQESTAEASKLWLREFKKLLSDNTDSKHIYVSYYTSKSKQDEIDSHATDGFPLFLIAYACAVTVSVISCLRLDNVRNKMWVAVFGILSAVLAVLSGFGLLLYIGVPFVITVANAVFLLLGIGLNNMFIMVSDWQHTHVNDPVSKRMAHTYKEAIMPITITAVTDVLKFFIGVKSYFPSVQAFCLYTSTSIIFCYIYTITFFGAFLALNGRREGSNRHWLTCKRIPSDRPKNRSELYSICCVGGDFDKSTGAEKMHTVSYFFKDYYGPFLIKPWVKGMVIFFFAAYLAVSIYGCLHVQQGFELHDLAADDSLVNTYNRKDRHYFYDYGPSVMVIISEPFPYWDETKRHELQACIEDFKGLHIVDRDIFSSWLDSYLLYGHANNLTLNDKDAFLKHLPQFFELFPFYQQDVNITGDVIHASRVFIQMVDIDSGSRELYALKALRSTSADCRAASLLVYNQKFIFFDQYDVVVSSTIKNVGVITAVMFIVSLLLIPNPVCSFLVTCSIGSVTVGVTGFMALWDISLDSISMIIFTVCIGFTVDFSAHVSYAFVSSKKTDPNAKAVDALTHLGFPILQGGLSTILGVSVLSVSKFNTFRTFFKIFFLVMFIGMVHGLVFIPVILSIFTCRSEKEASKDNTVKVTKL encoded by the exons ATGGATTCTAGACGCACTGACTGCCTGACAAAGCCTCTGTCACGGCTTTTTGAAAATCTTGGATCAAAAGTCGGATCCTATCcattatattttttcattgttcCTGTGTTACTCTCAGCAGCACTCAGCGGAGGCTTCATTTTTCTCCAGGAAAGACAGGACAATGGTCTTGAGCGCCAGTTTACGCCAAGTAAAGGATCCTCAAAGGCAACCAGAGCCTTTGTGAAAGAAAACTTTCCCTACAATTACTCCATGTTTTCTGAAGACAGGCAATATGACAAGGGCAGCTTTGCATCCCTCATTGCTGTGGCCAGGAACAGCCGTAATCTACTGGACACACTTGTTTTAGAGGACATCATCTCACTCAACAATAAGATCCTTGATATCACTGTGGACAATGGGAGACTGGGCTTCAATGAACTGTGTGCCAGAGCCAACGGAGAGTGTGTTTCAAACATCATCCTGGAAATCCTCAGCTGTAGTCTAACCAATCAGACCAGCATCACCTATCCAGTCCACATACACAAAGCTACTCCACTCTTTCTAGGTGCAGTGCTGGGTGGTGTTATTACAGATGATAGTGGCTCagtcagaaacactgaagctgtcAAACTTTTCTACTACTTAGATGATCAGGAAAGCACAGCTGAAGCCTCAAAATTATGGCTGAGAGAATTTAAAAAGCTCCTATcagacaacacagacagcaaacacatttat GTGTCTTACTACACCTCGAAATCCAAGCAGGATGAGATTGACAGCCACGCCACAGATGGCTTCCCCCTATTCCTCATCGCTTATGCCTGTGCTGTCACCGTCTCTGTGATATCCTGCCTGAG GCTGGACAATGTGAGGAACAAGATGTGGGTGGCTGTCTTCGGTATCCTCTCCGCTGTGCTGGCAGTTCTCTCTGGCTTTGGCCTGCTGCTTTACATCGGAGTGCCGTTTGTTATCACCGTCGCAAACGCAGTTTTCCTTTTACTTG GAATTGGTCTGAACAACATGTTCATAATGGTGTCTGACTGGCAGCACACACATGTGAATGACCCGGTCTCAAAGAGGATGGCTCACACTTACAAAGAAGCCATCATGCCCATCACCATCACCGCTGTGACCGATGTTCTCAAGTTCTTCATAGGCGTCAAGTCTTACTTCCCATCCGTGCAGGCCTTCTGCTTGTACACCAGCACCTCAATCATATTCTGTTACATCTACACCATCACCTTCTTTGgagccttcttggctttaaatgGGCGGCGGGAAGGCAGCAACAGGCACTGGCTGACCTGCAAGCGAATTCCATCAGACAGACCTAAAAATCGCTCTGAGCTATACAGCATCTGCTGCGTAGGAGGTGACTTTGATAAGAGCACTGGAGCAGAGAAGATGCACACAGTCAGCTATTTCTTTAAGGATTACTACGGCCCATTTTTGATCAAACCCTGGGTCAAGGGAATGGTAATCTTTTTCTTTGCGGCATATTTAGCGGTAAGCATTTATGGATGCCTCCATGTACAGCAGGGGTTTGAGCTTCATGACCTGGCAGCTGATGACTCCCTTGTTAACACATACAACAGGAAGGATAGGCATTATTTCTATGATTATGGCCCATCTGTGATGGTTATTATCAGTGAGCCTTTTCCATACTGGGATGAAACCAAGCGGCACGAACTCCAGGCATGCATTGAGGACTTTAAAGGGCTCCACATTGTAGATAGAGACATTTTTTCATCCTGGCTGGACTCTTATTTGTTGTATGGGCACGCAAATAATTTAACCCTTAATGATAAAGATGCCTTCCTCAAACATCTCCCTCAGTTTTTTGAATTATTCCCTTTCTACCAGCAAGATGTGAACATCACTGGAGATGTCATCCATGCCTCCCGAGTTTTCATACAGATGGTTGATATTGACAGTGGCAGCAGGGAACTTTATGCACTTAAAGCACTTCGGTCCACCTCAGCTGATTGCAGAGCAGCTTCTTTATTAGTCTATAACCAGAAATTTATCTTCTTTGACCAGTATGATGTTGTAGTGAGCAGCACGATCAAAAATGTTGGTGTGATCACAGCTGTGATGTTCATCGTCTCTCTCCTGCTTATTCCTAACCCTGTCTGCTCATTTCTGGTGACTTGTTCGATTGGTTCAGTGACTGTAGGCGTGACCGGCTTCATGGCGCTCTGGGACATCAGCCTGGATTCCATATCCATGATCATTTTCACCGTCTGCATTGGCTTCACTGTAGATTTCTCCGCTCACGTGTCTTACGCCTTCGTCTCCAGCAAAAAGACGGATCCCAATGCAAAGGCTGTGGATGCTCTCACACATCTGGGGTTCCCCATCCTCCAAGGCGGCTTGTCCACCATTTTGGGGGTGTCAGTGTTGTCTGTATCAAAGTTTAACACCTTTAGAAcattttttaagattttttttcttgtcatgtTTATCGGGATGGTTCATGGCCTTGTTTTCATCCCAGTAATCCTGTCAATATTCACATGCAGGTCAGAAAAGGAAGCGAGCAAAGACAACACTGTGAAAGTCACCAAACTATAA